The following are encoded together in the Zingiber officinale cultivar Zhangliang chromosome 8A, Zo_v1.1, whole genome shotgun sequence genome:
- the LOC122009423 gene encoding two-component response regulator ORR26-like isoform X2: MENSLHSSRAEAFPAGLRVLIVDDDPTWLKILEKMLRKCSYEVTTCSLAREALDMLRGRRDRFDIVISDVNMPDMDGFKLLEHVGLEMDLPVIMMSIDGETSRVMKGVQHGACDYLLKPVRMKELRNIWQHVYRKKMHELKDIEIHGIHEDFNILCYGSEDPDDRQFVARTEMSPARKRKDLDGKELTELEFNDPSTVKKARVVWSVDLHQKFVNAVNQIGFEIGPKKILDLMNVPGLTRENVASHLQKYRLYLSRLQKQNEGPNGESRGNYELNCSNQTENFQTQGIVPSVHVGETKKAPSSDVLLSFDDKMSPKHKPSLGGTNVDREFDTSFCQYPSTLPPFAPEDAKDLFLTDYRNGHSTAIPPTTCKIDSVSLQVKRGTANAQDIGAICKLEGPTSLQDRYIDDKHSQGCFPLTYDSLPEDLHLCSVQKIGCFESLGFDGTEILRYAEESNWYDCPELNGEYSYDQVVDYSLLDEYLFA, translated from the exons TGACCACATGCAGTTTAGCAAGAGAAGCTCTGGACATGCTCCGAGGAAGGAGAGATCGGTTCGACATTGTGATTAGCGATGTGAACATGCCCGACATGGATGGCTTCAAGCTTCTCGAGCACGTCGGGTTGGAAATGGATCTACCTGTGATAA TGATGTCGATCGATGGGGAGACGAGTAGGGTGATGAAAGGTGTTCAACATGGTGCTTGTGATTACCTTCTTAAACCTGTGAGAATGAAGGAGCTGAGAAATATATGGCAACATGTTTACCGAAAGAAAATGCACGAGCTGAAAGATATCGAAATTCATGGCATCCATGAGGATTTCAACATTCTATGCTATGGATCTGAAGACCCTGATGACAGACAATTTGTAGCCAGGACCGAGATGAGCCCCGCGCGGAAACGAAAGGACTTAGACGGTAAAGAGCTTACTGAACTCGAATTCAACGATCCGTCTACGGTGAAGAAAGCGAGAGTAGTTTGGTCTGTTGATCTTCATCAGAAGTTTGTAAATGCtgtgaatcaaattggattcGAAA TCGGTCCGAAGAAAATACTCGATTTGATGAATGTGCCCGGGCTCACGAGAGAAAATGTTGCAAGCCATCTTCAG AAATATCGCCTTTACTTGAGTCGATTACAGAAGCAGAACGAAGGGCCTAACGGTGAAAGTAGAGGAAACTATGAGTTGAATTGCTCAAACCAAACCGAGAATTTCCAAACTCAAGGAATTGTTCCAAGTGTTCATGTAGGTGAAACAAAGAAAGCCCCATCAAGTGATGTATTGCTTTCTTTCGATGACAAGATGTCCCCAAAGCACAAGCCTTCACTTGGTGGAACTAATGTCGATCGAGAATTCGATACTTCTTTCTGTCAGTATCCGTCCACTCTACCGCCATTCGCCCCGGAGGATGCCAAAGATCTGTTCCTAACAGATTACAGAAATGGGCACTCAACTGCCATACCTCCAACAACATGCAAGATTGATTCAGTATCTCTTCAAGTGAAGCGAGGAACAGCAAATGCTCAAGACATCGGAGCAATTTGTAAGCTTGAAGGACCGACGAGCCTACAAGACCGTTACATCGACGACAAACACAGCCAAGGATGCTTTCCTCTCACTTATGATTCTTTGCCTGAGGATTTGCATCTATGTTCAGTTCAGAAGATTGGTTGCTTTGAGAGTTTGGGGTTCGATGGCACGGAGATTCTTCGATATGCCGAAGAAAGTAATTGGTACGATTGCCCTGAGCTGAATGGTGAGTATTCATATGATCAAGTGGTGGATTACTCTCTACTGGATGAATACCTTTTTGCATAG
- the LOC122009423 gene encoding two-component response regulator ORR26-like isoform X1 has protein sequence MENSLHSSRAEAFPAGLRVLIVDDDPTWLKILEKMLRKCSYEVTTCSLAREALDMLRGRRDRFDIVISDVNMPDMDGFKLLEHVGLEMDLPVIMMSIDGETSRVMKGVQHGACDYLLKPVRMKELRNIWQHVYRKKMHELKDIEIHGIHEDFNILCYGSEDPDDRQFVARTEMSPARKRKDLDGKELTELEFNDPSTVKKARVVWSVDLHQKFVNAVNQIGFEKVGPKKILDLMNVPGLTRENVASHLQKYRLYLSRLQKQNEGPNGESRGNYELNCSNQTENFQTQGIVPSVHVGETKKAPSSDVLLSFDDKMSPKHKPSLGGTNVDREFDTSFCQYPSTLPPFAPEDAKDLFLTDYRNGHSTAIPPTTCKIDSVSLQVKRGTANAQDIGAICKLEGPTSLQDRYIDDKHSQGCFPLTYDSLPEDLHLCSVQKIGCFESLGFDGTEILRYAEESNWYDCPELNGEYSYDQVVDYSLLDEYLFA, from the exons TGACCACATGCAGTTTAGCAAGAGAAGCTCTGGACATGCTCCGAGGAAGGAGAGATCGGTTCGACATTGTGATTAGCGATGTGAACATGCCCGACATGGATGGCTTCAAGCTTCTCGAGCACGTCGGGTTGGAAATGGATCTACCTGTGATAA TGATGTCGATCGATGGGGAGACGAGTAGGGTGATGAAAGGTGTTCAACATGGTGCTTGTGATTACCTTCTTAAACCTGTGAGAATGAAGGAGCTGAGAAATATATGGCAACATGTTTACCGAAAGAAAATGCACGAGCTGAAAGATATCGAAATTCATGGCATCCATGAGGATTTCAACATTCTATGCTATGGATCTGAAGACCCTGATGACAGACAATTTGTAGCCAGGACCGAGATGAGCCCCGCGCGGAAACGAAAGGACTTAGACGGTAAAGAGCTTACTGAACTCGAATTCAACGATCCGTCTACGGTGAAGAAAGCGAGAGTAGTTTGGTCTGTTGATCTTCATCAGAAGTTTGTAAATGCtgtgaatcaaattggattcGAAA AAGTCGGTCCGAAGAAAATACTCGATTTGATGAATGTGCCCGGGCTCACGAGAGAAAATGTTGCAAGCCATCTTCAG AAATATCGCCTTTACTTGAGTCGATTACAGAAGCAGAACGAAGGGCCTAACGGTGAAAGTAGAGGAAACTATGAGTTGAATTGCTCAAACCAAACCGAGAATTTCCAAACTCAAGGAATTGTTCCAAGTGTTCATGTAGGTGAAACAAAGAAAGCCCCATCAAGTGATGTATTGCTTTCTTTCGATGACAAGATGTCCCCAAAGCACAAGCCTTCACTTGGTGGAACTAATGTCGATCGAGAATTCGATACTTCTTTCTGTCAGTATCCGTCCACTCTACCGCCATTCGCCCCGGAGGATGCCAAAGATCTGTTCCTAACAGATTACAGAAATGGGCACTCAACTGCCATACCTCCAACAACATGCAAGATTGATTCAGTATCTCTTCAAGTGAAGCGAGGAACAGCAAATGCTCAAGACATCGGAGCAATTTGTAAGCTTGAAGGACCGACGAGCCTACAAGACCGTTACATCGACGACAAACACAGCCAAGGATGCTTTCCTCTCACTTATGATTCTTTGCCTGAGGATTTGCATCTATGTTCAGTTCAGAAGATTGGTTGCTTTGAGAGTTTGGGGTTCGATGGCACGGAGATTCTTCGATATGCCGAAGAAAGTAATTGGTACGATTGCCCTGAGCTGAATGGTGAGTATTCATATGATCAAGTGGTGGATTACTCTCTACTGGATGAATACCTTTTTGCATAG